In the Deinococcus planocerae genome, GCGGCTCGCCCGAGCAGAAGGCGGAGTGGCTTCCGAAGATGCTCGACCTGGAGGTCATCGGCGCCTTCGGCCTGACCGAGCCCGAGGGCGGCTCGCAGGTCAGCCAGGGGATGCACACGACCTGCCGCCGCGACGGGGACGGCTGGGTCCTGAGCGGCGAGAAGTACTGGATCGGCAACTCGACCTTCAGCGACTTCACGGTGGTCTGGGCGCGCGACGTGGACACGGAGGAGGTGCGCGGCTTCATCGTGCGGGCGGGCACGCCGGGCTACGAGGTCCGCAAGATTCAGGGCAAGATCGCCCTGCGGATCGTGGAGAACGGGCACATCACCTTGACGGAGTGCCGGGTGCCCGACTCCGACCGTCTTCAGGAGGTGCGCGGGTGGCGGACGACCGCCGAGGTGCTGCGGCTCACCCGCGCGGGCGTGGCGTGGCAGGCGGTGGGCTGCGCGGCGGGGGCGTACGAACTGGCGCTGAAGTACGCCCAGACGCGCGAGCAGTTCGGCAAGCCCATCGGCAACTTTCAGCTCATCCAAAACCACCTCGTCCACATGCTGGCCAACGTCACGACCTCGCTCTCGCTCGTCTTGCGTCTTTCCGACATGGCGGACGCGGGCACCATGCGCGACGAGCACGCGGCGCTGGCGAAGGTGATCACGGCAGCCCGCTGCCGCGAGACGGTGGCCCTGGCGCGCGAGACCTTCGGCGGCAACGGCATCCTGCTCGACAACGGGGTCGCCAAGCACTTCACCGATACCGAGGCGATCTACTCCTACGAGGGCACGAACGAGATCAACACCCTCGTGGTGGGCCGGGCCATCACGGGCTTCAGCGCGTTCGTCTGAGGGGAACTAGGGGGGAGGGCGGCGGGGTGGAGACTGCCCCGCCGCCCTCCCCCCTGGGGATGCCCCCTGCTCCCCGCCGATGTCGAGGGGAGTCCTGCTCATGAACCCCGTGTTCATCCGCAGAAGAGGTCCACCGTGAGGCGCCCGAGTTCCTCAGGGCGTGCCCCAGAGGGATGTGCCGC is a window encoding:
- a CDS encoding acyl-CoA dehydrogenase family protein codes for the protein MTTQPNNPAALLGQIDMDALGRLSERVDLPALIGAASRMSDGQLKQLSRTLAVGDRKAPALPEPNADFYGQLDELTDAQKEVQMAVRSFMRGTVAPLMNEYWSRDEFPRQILPELRRLGLPRLIWNEDGTRKPDATVIEGLFTYEACKVDVSTAVFFGVHAGLAFASIALGGSPEQKAEWLPKMLDLEVIGAFGLTEPEGGSQVSQGMHTTCRRDGDGWVLSGEKYWIGNSTFSDFTVVWARDVDTEEVRGFIVRAGTPGYEVRKIQGKIALRIVENGHITLTECRVPDSDRLQEVRGWRTTAEVLRLTRAGVAWQAVGCAAGAYELALKYAQTREQFGKPIGNFQLIQNHLVHMLANVTTSLSLVLRLSDMADAGTMRDEHAALAKVITAARCRETVALARETFGGNGILLDNGVAKHFTDTEAIYSYEGTNEINTLVVGRAITGFSAFV